Genomic window (Aquipuribacter nitratireducens):
GTGCCGGAGGTGCCGACGCTGTGGAGCCTCGTCGTCATCGTCGGTGCCCTCGCGGTCGTCACCGTCACCTCGCTCGTGTCCAACCGCCGGACGACCCCGCCGGAGGAGCTCGTCAGCGACTCCGCGACCCCGTCCGACGACGTCCGCGACGCCGAGGACGCCCGCACCCCGGAGCGCTGACCCACCGGCGGGTCCACCCGTCCGGAACGCCCGAGCGCCGCCGCACCGACCAGGTCGGTGCGGCGGCGCTCAGGCCCTACGGGGTGTCGCTCAGCCGTTGGCGGCGTTGAAGGCCTCGACGATCTCGGCCTTGATGCGGCCCCGCTCCGAGACCTCGTAGCCGTTGGAGCGGGCCCACTCGCGGATGGTGGCGTTGTCGGCGCCGACGCTGCTGCGCTTGGTGACGCTGCGGCTGCCGCGCCGGCGGGCGCCCGCGACGCGTCGGCCGTGGCCCACCCACTCCGCGAACGTGTCGCGCAGCCGGGCGGCGTTGTCGGCGTTGAGGTCGATCTCGTACGTGATGCCGTCGAGGCCGAACGTGACGGTCTCCTCGGCCGGGGAACCGTCGATGTCGTCGACGAGGACGACATTCACCTGCTGCGCCATTTCGGCATTCTCCGATCGGACAAAGGGAAAAGGAGTCGTGCGCCGACGATCATGCCCATCTTCCATTGTCCGCGCAATAGCGGGGTCGGCGCCCGGCCGTCCTCCGCGTGCTTTCCGGCCGCCAATTCCGGGACCCCACTCACCCGACGTGGTCGAATTCCTCCGGATGGGGCCCGGTGCGACCGTCCTCGCCCTTGTCGAGTGCGCTGATGCGGGCCATCTGGTCGTCGTCGAGTGAGAAGTCGAAGAGGGCGATGTTCTCCTCCAGCCGCGACGTGGTGACCGATTTCGGGAACACGACGTGACCCTCCTGCACGTGCCAGCGCAGGACCACCTGCGCGGCGCTGCGGCCGTGCGCCTCGGCGATGTCGGTGACGACGGGGTCGTCGAGCACCCCGCCCTGGGCGATCGGGGACCACGCCTCCACGACGATGCCGTGCTCCCGGCAGTAGCGGCGCACCTCGTCGTTGGCGAGGTACGGGTGGCACTCGACCTGGTTGACGACCGGCGCCTCGGTGCCGGCGTCCGCGAGCGCCTCCAGGTGGGCCACCTCGAAGTTCGACACCCCGATGGAGCGCGCCTTCCCGGCCTCCTTCAGCTCCTCGAGCACCCGCCACGTCGTGACGAAGTCGCCGTCGTACCGGGTGGGCAGGGGCCAGTGGATGAGCAGGAGGTCGAGGTGGTCGGTCCCCAGCTGCTCCAGCGACCGGTCGACGGCAGCACGGGCGTCGTCCGGGCGGTGGGCGCCGTTGCCGAGCTTGCTCGTGAGCCACACCTCGTCCCGGGACAACCCCGAGCGCCGCAGGCCCTCGCCGACCTCGGCCTCGTTGCGGTACATCTGCGCGCCGTCGACGTGCCGGTAGCCGATGCCGAGCGCGGTGGCGACGTTGTCGGCGGTCTCCTCCGGCGGTACCTGGAAGACACCGACCCCGACCTGCGGGATCTCGCGACCGTCGAGGAGTCGGACGAGGGGGACGGACTGGCTGGTGGTTCCTGGGGTGTGGGTCATGCCCCGGGTGTACCCGGGCGCCCCCGCTCCACAACCTCGTCGTCGGCCGCGCTGTCGGCGGCGTCCTCCTCCGCCTCGAGGCGGGCCCGTTCGGCGCGCTCGGCGGCGTCGGCGCGGACGATCGCCCAGATCGCGGCGCCGAACAGCAGGCTGACGCCGACGGTGGGCAGCAGCCCCCGCACGACCTCGGCGAGCACGTCCACGCTCAGACCTCCGGCCGCAGGAGGGGGAAGAGGATCGTCTCCCGGATGCCGACCCCGAGGAGGATCATGACGAGCCGGTCGACGCCGAGACCGATCCCGCCGGTCGGCGGCATCCCGTGCTCGAGGGCGCGGAGGAAGTCCTCGTCGAGCTGCATGGCCTCGGGGTCGCCACCCGCCGCGAGCAGAGACTGCGCGAGGAGCTTCTCGCGCTGCACGACGGGGTCGGCGAGCTCGGAGTACGCCGGGGACAGCTCGGCGCCGGCGACCATGAGGTCCCACGCCTCTGCGAGCCGCGGGTCGTCGCGGTGGGGGCGCGCGAGCGGGCGCACCTCGGCGGGGTAGTCCCGCACGAAGGTCGGCTGCAGGAGCGTGTGCTCGACGAGCTTCTCGAACAGCTCGAGGACGACCTCGCCGGCGCCCCAGCCCGGCCGCAGCTCGACGCCCGTCCGCTCGGCGTGCCGGCGCAGGGTCGCGACGTCGGTGTCGACGCCCACGGACTCGCCCAGGGCCTCGGACACCGCGTCGTGCACGGTGACGGTGCGCCACTCGCCGAGGAGGTCGACCTCGCCGCCGTGACCGTCGGGGACGCTCGTGCGGCCCGTGGCCCGGGCCGCGTCGAGGACGAGCTCCCGGACGAGGACGGCCATCGTGTCGTAGGAGCCGTACGCCTCGTACGCCTCGAGCATCGTGAACTCCGGCGAGTGCGTGGAGTCGATGCCCTCGTTGCGGAACGTCCGGCCGATCTCGTAGACCTTCTCGAGACCGCCGACGATGCACCGCTTGAGGTACAGCTCCGTCGCGATGCGCAGGCTCATGTCGACGTCGAGCGCGTTGAGGTGGGTGTGGAAGGGACGCGCGGTCGCCCCGCCGTGGACCAGCTGCAGCACCGGCGTCTCGACCTCGAGGTAGCCGAGCCGGTGGAACGTCTCCCGCAGCGAGCGCAGGACCGTCGCCTTGGTGCGGACGACGTCGCGGGCCTCGGGCCGCACCACGAGGTCGACGTAGCGGCGCCGCACGCGCGTGTCCTCCGCCAGCTCCTTGTGGAGCGTCGGCAGCGGCCGCAGCGCCTTCGCGGCCATGCACCACGAGCCCGCCATCACCGACAGCTCGCCGCGCCGGCTGCTGACCACGCGGCCCGTGACCGACACCTGGTCACCCAGGTCGACGTCGTGCTTCCACCGCTCGAGCGCGTCCGCGCCGACCTCGGCGAGGCTGAGCATCACCTGGAGGCGCGTGTCGCCCTCCTGCAGCGTCGCGAAGGCGAGCTTGCCCGTGCCGCGCAGGAACATCACCCGGCCGGCGACCGACACCACGTCGTCGCTCTCCTCGCCCGCCGCGAGCGCGGCCCAGGCGGGGTCGGCGGCGACCTCCGCGAGGGAGTGGGTGCGGGGCACCTCGACGGGGTAGGCCTCACCGCCCGCGTCGAGGATCCGCTGCCGCTTCGCGCGGCGGACCGCCACCTGCTCCTCGACGGCCTCGCGGGACTCCGTGGTGTCCTCGCCCGGCGGGGCGGCCACGGCTGTGGTGGGGTCGCTCACACGTCCCAGGATAAGGACCGGCGGGCGGGCGCCCGGCCCGCCCGCCCGGCAGGATGCCGGCCACCGGGCGCGTGGCCCGGGTGGTGAGGAGGACCTCGTGACGCAGGACCCCGACGGCGCCGCGCGCTGGCACGGCTCCCGTGACCAGGCGCTGTCGTTCGGCGCGGTCGCCGAGGGCTACGAGCGGGTCCGGCCCGGCTACCCGGCGGAGGTCGCCCGCTGGGCGTTCGGCGACCGGCCGCGCCGGGTGGTGGACGTCGGCGCGGGGACGGGGAAGTGGACCCGCGTGGTCCGCGACCTCGGGCACGACGTCGTCGCGGTCGAGCCGGACCCGGGCATGCGGGCGCGGCTGGCCGGGGTCCTCCCTGACGTCGAGGTGCTGGCCGGGGCGGGCGAGGCGCTGCCGCTGCCGGACGGCTCCGTCGACGCCGTCACGTTCGCGCAGTCGTGGCACTGGGTGGACCCCGACGCCGGGACGGCGGAGGTGGCGAGGGTCCTGCGTCCCGACGGCCGCCTCGTGCTCGTGTGGAACCGCCGCGACCCCGAGGCGCCCTTCACGCGTGCGGTGGCGACGACGGTCGCCGACGTCGAGCCGGGCCTCCTCGAGCGCTCGACCGCGGACAGCAGCGCGCTGGCGGAGGTGCCCCGGCTGCCCGGGCCGCTCGTGCACGATGGGACCCTCGAGGTCCGCAACGACGTCCCGCTGTCGCTCGACGACGCCGTCGCCCTCGCGGCCACGTGGTCGTACGTCGCGCTGTCCGCCGCGCGGGACGAGCTGCTCGACGGTCTGCGGGGCCGGCTCGAGGGCCTCGCGGACGGCGGCCGGGTGGTCCTGGCCCAGCGGGCGTTCGCGTACCGCTTCCGCCTCGTCTGATCGGGCTGCCGCGCCCGTCCGACACGTGGCGAGGGGCCTGGCGGGCAGACCCTCAGCGTGCGAACCTGAGTGAGGCAGGTCACGATGGCCGCGCACGAGGACGACCGGCGACCCGAGGGAGCGGACGTGCAGGTACCCGGGATCCCGGAGCCCCGCGACCGCGCGGGCGACGTGGCCGTCCAGCGGGTCGGCACGCAGGTCGTCGTTCGCCTGTACGGCCACCTCGACGACCGGGCCGCGGAGCGCCTCGCGGACGCGACGGCCGAGGTCGAGAGCATGGTGCTGAGCCGCGTGGTCGTCGACCTCGACGAGGTCGACTCCATCGAGGGCGCGGGGCTGGACTTCCTCGTCGGTCTGCACCGCCGCTGGAAGGTGCGCCTGCTCAACACGCCCAACCAGCTCCGGGGGCGCATCCCCCGGCTGGCAGCGGTCCGCACCGCCGAGGGCTGAGCGCCCGGCGGGTCGGCGCTGCCGGCTCAGCCCACCCAGTCGAGGCCGAGGTCGAGCTGCGGCGAGGAGTGGGTGAGGGCGCCGACGGACACGTGGTCCACGCCCGTCGCCGCGACGTCGCGCACCCGGTCGAGGCTGAGCCCGCCCGTCGCCTCGACCTCGACGCGCCCGTCGGGACCGTCGAGGTCCCGTACGAGGTCGCGCACCGCCCGGACCGTGGCGGCGAGGGCGTCGAGGTCCATGTTGTCGCACATGAGGTAGCGGCCACCGGCGCGCACGACGGCGAGCGCGTCCGCCGTCGACTCGACCTCGACCTCGACCGCGGCGTCCGGCCACCGGCTGCGCACCGCCCGGTAGGCGGCGACGACGGACCCGGCGGCCGACGCGTGGTTGTCCTTCACCATCGCCGTGTCGAAGAGACCCACGCGCTTGTTCACCCCGCCACCGCAGCGCACGGCGTACTTCTCCCACGCCCGCAGCCCCGGCGTGGTCTTGCGGGTGTCGAGGACCTGCACCCCGGTCCCGGCGAGGACCTGGACCCAGCGGTGGGTGTGCGTCGCGATGCCGGACGCTCGGCCGGCGAGGTTGAGCCCGGACCGCTCGGCCACGAGGAGCGCACGGGTGGGGCCGGTGAGCCGCGCGACGACGTCACCGGGGCGCACGGGCGCGCCGTCGTCGGCGAGCAGCTCGACGACGGGCGGGTCCTGCGCCGTCCGGCGTGCGGCGTCCGTCAGCAGCGGACCCCACACGACCTGCCCGGCGAGGACGCCGGCGGCGCGGGCGCGGACCTCGACGACCGCGCGGTCGGCCTCCGCCACGGTCGCGACCGTCGTGAGGTCGGTACCGGGGTCGCCGCCCAGGTCCTCGTCGAGCGCGACGCGGACGAGCCGCCGCAGCGTCTCCGGCGCGATCGCGCCGGCGGTCACGCTCACCGGCCGGCCGCCGCGTGCCCGACGCCGGCGAGGGGCGCCTCGACGGTGACGTCGACGGTCCCGTCGGCGCCGGAGCGAACCGCGACGTGCCGCCGCCACGCGGTCTCCTCGTGGGGGAAGTCGCGACGCACGTGCCCGCCGCGCGACTCCTCGCGCACCTGCGCGGCGGCGGTGAGCGCGACGGCCACCGCGTGGAGGTTCGCCGCCTCCCACTCGGGGCGGTCGGTGCGGGCGCTGACGCCCGCGTGGTCGTGCGCGTCGATGACGACGTCGCCCAGGGCCCGGGCCGCGGCGGCGAGCCCGTTCGCGTCGCGGAGCACGCCGGGACCGTTCGAGGCCGCGCGCTGGACCCGGGAGCGTGCGGTGGCCGGGACGAGGCCGACCGGGCCCGGCCGCACCACGGGCGGGCCGGGGGCGAGCTCGTCGGCGGCGAGGCGGCCCGCGATGTCGTCGGCGAGCCGCGCGGCGAACACGAGGCCCTCGAGCAGCGAGTTGCTCGCGAGCCGGTTGGCGCCGTGGACGCCGGTGCACGCGGTCTCCCCGACCGCGTAGAGGCCGGGGACGCTCGTGCGGCCGTCGAGGTCGGTCCGCACCCCGCCCGAGTGGTAGTGCTGGGCCGGCGCGACCGGGACGGGGTCCGCGGCGAGGTCGAAGCCGTGCTCGGCGAGGCGCCGCACGATCGAGGGGAAGCGCCGGGCCAGGTAGTCGGCGCCGAGGTGGCGGGCGTCGAGCAGCACGTGGTCGGCACCGGTGGCGCGCATCCGGTCGACGATGCCGCGGGCGACGACGTCCCGGGGGGCGAGGTCGCCGCGGGGATCGAGGTCGGGCATGAACCGGTGGCCCTTCTCGTCGAGCAGCACCGCCCCCTCCCCGCGCACCGCCTCGGAGATGAGGGGCTGCTGCCCACGGGCCCCGCCGCCGAGCCACAGGACGGTCGGGTGGAACTGGACGAACTCGAGGTCGGCGAGGACGGCCCCGGCGCGCAGCGCCGCCGCCACCCCGTCGCCGGTGGCCTCCGGCGGGTTGGTCGTCGACCGGTACACCTGGCCGATGCCGCCGCTGGCGAGGACGACGGCCCTCGCACGCAGCCGCCGGGTGCCGTCCGTCCCGGCGACGAGCACACCGGTGGCGGCGCCGGTCGCGTCGGTGAGGACGTCGACGGCGAACGTGTGCTCGAGCAGGCGCACGCGCTCGTCCCCGACCACGCCCTCGAGGGCGGCGACGAGCGCGCGGGAGATCTCCTCCCCGGTGGCGTCGCCGCCGGCGTGGGCGATCCGGTCCGCGCCGTGCCCGCCCTCGCGCGTCAGGGCGATCTCGCCGGCGGGGTCGAGGTCGAAGCGCGCCCCGAGGCGCACGAGGCCGCGCACGCGGCGCGGCCCGTCGTCG
Coding sequences:
- a CDS encoding STAS domain-containing protein; protein product: MRQVTMAAHEDDRRPEGADVQVPGIPEPRDRAGDVAVQRVGTQVVVRLYGHLDDRAAERLADATAEVESMVLSRVVVDLDEVDSIEGAGLDFLVGLHRRWKVRLLNTPNQLRGRIPRLAAVRTAEG
- a CDS encoding L-aspartate oxidase, with amino-acid sequence MTRVPTRLAAPAPAPGPPRERDVDDVVVVGSGIAGLTAALRLSARGLGVTLVTKTVAASGSTRWAQGGIAAALAETDSPDAHYADTVGAGGGLCDPAAVRVLVDDGPRRVRGLVRLGARFDLDPAGEIALTREGGHGADRIAHAGGDATGEEISRALVAALEGVVGDERVRLLEHTFAVDVLTDATGAATGVLVAGTDGTRRLRARAVVLASGGIGQVYRSTTNPPEATGDGVAAALRAGAVLADLEFVQFHPTVLWLGGGARGQQPLISEAVRGEGAVLLDEKGHRFMPDLDPRGDLAPRDVVARGIVDRMRATGADHVLLDARHLGADYLARRFPSIVRRLAEHGFDLAADPVPVAPAQHYHSGGVRTDLDGRTSVPGLYAVGETACTGVHGANRLASNSLLEGLVFAARLADDIAGRLAADELAPGPPVVRPGPVGLVPATARSRVQRAASNGPGVLRDANGLAAAARALGDVVIDAHDHAGVSARTDRPEWEAANLHAVAVALTAAAQVREESRGGHVRRDFPHEETAWRRHVAVRSGADGTVDVTVEAPLAGVGHAAAGR
- the nadC gene encoding carboxylating nicotinate-nucleotide diphosphorylase; translated protein: MSVTAGAIAPETLRRLVRVALDEDLGGDPGTDLTTVATVAEADRAVVEVRARAAGVLAGQVVWGPLLTDAARRTAQDPPVVELLADDGAPVRPGDVVARLTGPTRALLVAERSGLNLAGRASGIATHTHRWVQVLAGTGVQVLDTRKTTPGLRAWEKYAVRCGGGVNKRVGLFDTAMVKDNHASAAGSVVAAYRAVRSRWPDAAVEVEVESTADALAVVRAGGRYLMCDNMDLDALAATVRAVRDLVRDLDGPDGRVEVEATGGLSLDRVRDVAATGVDHVSVGALTHSSPQLDLGLDWVG
- the lysS gene encoding lysine--tRNA ligase is translated as MSDPTTAVAAPPGEDTTESREAVEEQVAVRRAKRQRILDAGGEAYPVEVPRTHSLAEVAADPAWAALAAGEESDDVVSVAGRVMFLRGTGKLAFATLQEGDTRLQVMLSLAEVGADALERWKHDVDLGDQVSVTGRVVSSRRGELSVMAGSWCMAAKALRPLPTLHKELAEDTRVRRRYVDLVVRPEARDVVRTKATVLRSLRETFHRLGYLEVETPVLQLVHGGATARPFHTHLNALDVDMSLRIATELYLKRCIVGGLEKVYEIGRTFRNEGIDSTHSPEFTMLEAYEAYGSYDTMAVLVRELVLDAARATGRTSVPDGHGGEVDLLGEWRTVTVHDAVSEALGESVGVDTDVATLRRHAERTGVELRPGWGAGEVVLELFEKLVEHTLLQPTFVRDYPAEVRPLARPHRDDPRLAEAWDLMVAGAELSPAYSELADPVVQREKLLAQSLLAAGGDPEAMQLDEDFLRALEHGMPPTGGIGLGVDRLVMILLGVGIRETILFPLLRPEV
- a CDS encoding histone-like nucleoid-structuring protein Lsr2, which encodes MAQQVNVVLVDDIDGSPAEETVTFGLDGITYEIDLNADNAARLRDTFAEWVGHGRRVAGARRRGSRSVTKRSSVGADNATIREWARSNGYEVSERGRIKAEIVEAFNAANG
- a CDS encoding aldo/keto reductase; this translates as MTHTPGTTSQSVPLVRLLDGREIPQVGVGVFQVPPEETADNVATALGIGYRHVDGAQMYRNEAEVGEGLRRSGLSRDEVWLTSKLGNGAHRPDDARAAVDRSLEQLGTDHLDLLLIHWPLPTRYDGDFVTTWRVLEELKEAGKARSIGVSNFEVAHLEALADAGTEAPVVNQVECHPYLANDEVRRYCREHGIVVEAWSPIAQGGVLDDPVVTDIAEAHGRSAAQVVLRWHVQEGHVVFPKSVTTSRLEENIALFDFSLDDDQMARISALDKGEDGRTGPHPEEFDHVG
- a CDS encoding class I SAM-dependent methyltransferase, with translation MTQDPDGAARWHGSRDQALSFGAVAEGYERVRPGYPAEVARWAFGDRPRRVVDVGAGTGKWTRVVRDLGHDVVAVEPDPGMRARLAGVLPDVEVLAGAGEALPLPDGSVDAVTFAQSWHWVDPDAGTAEVARVLRPDGRLVLVWNRRDPEAPFTRAVATTVADVEPGLLERSTADSSALAEVPRLPGPLVHDGTLEVRNDVPLSLDDAVALAATWSYVALSAARDELLDGLRGRLEGLADGGRVVLAQRAFAYRFRLV